The DNA sequence ACCATGCGCTGCTCCACCCGCCCGGTGTCCGTGATCAGCACCAGCATCACCCGGGCCGTGGCCAGCGGCAGCAGCTCCACATGGCGCACCGTGGACCGGGTCAGCGACGGATACTGCACCACCGCCACCTGCCGGGTCAGCTGCGCCAGCAGCCGGACCGTGCGGCCCACCACGTCGTCGAGGTCGACCGCACCGTCCAGGAAGTTCTGAATGGCCCGCCGCTCCGGGCTGGACAGCGGCTTGACTCCGGCCAGCTTGTCCACGAAGAGGCGATAGCCCTTGTCCGTGGGGATCCGGCCGGCGCTCGTATGCGGCTGGGCGATGAAGCCCTCGTCCTCCAGAGCGGCCATGTCGTTACGCACCGTGGCCGGGGAGACCCCCAGCCGGTGCCGCTCGGTGAGCGCCTTGGAGCCGACCGGCTCCTCCGTCCCCACATAATCCTGGACGATGGCACGCAGCACCTCGAGTCTGCGTTCGCTGAGCACCCCGCGCACCTCCAGTCCAGCGGTCTCATCAGGTCGTCCGTCTGGCACTCACGAGGCACGAGTGCCAGAACCCCTCCGCCAGTGTACGGCGGGGTGCGGTGGCATGGGCAAGAGCCGACGCTGGCAGCAACTCTCCCCACCCCCGCTGAGCTAGCGTCGCGGTATGGAGACGTGTTGGGAAGAGGCAGGCTGGGAGCGGCTCGCGCCGGATGTGGCCCGCCGCCGGATGCCGGAGTGGGACGAGACGGTCGGCGTGGTCGTCGGCCGGACCGACATCCTCGTCGTGGACACCGGCGCGACCCTGCGCGCCGGGGCCGAGCTGCGCACCCGGATCACCCGGCTGACCGGCCGCCGCCCCACCCGGATCGCGTTCACCCATCCGCATTTCGACCACGTCCTGGGCTCGGCCGCCTTCGCGGGCTGCGAGGTGTACGGGGCCACGGGCGTGGACGAGCTGCTGTGCCGGGAGCGGGAGACGCTGCGCGAGGACGCGATCCGCCACGGGGTGGAGCGGGGCGCGGCCACCGAGGCGGTGGACCATCTCGTCGGCCCGCACCATCTGGTCTCCGGGGAGCTCACCCTCGACCTGGGCGACCGGCCGGTGCTGTTGGCCAATGTGGGACCCGGCCACACCGCCCACGACCTGGCCGTTCTGGTGCCCGGCCAGCCCGAGGTGGTCTTCTGCGGCGATCTGGTGGAGGAGTCCGGCCCACCCCAGGCGGGGCCCGACGCGATCCCCGGCCACTGGCCCGCCGCGCTGGACCGGCTGCTCGCCCTCGGCGGCGAGGACGCGCTGTACGTCCCGGGACACGGCTCCGTCGTGGACGCCGCCTTCGTCCGCACCCAACGCGACGAACTGGCCGCCCGCTTCGGCGTGTCCGCCTAGGGCGTGTTTCGAAAGTCCCGCCTGCCCCGCGACGCCTGGCACGCGCGCTCGCCGCGTTGTCGGGATCGTCCGAGTAGGCCCACTACGAGGACGACCCTCCGCCTTGCGATCACACGCACCAGACGCCGCGGGGCCCGCCCTCCGGGCGGACGGCGCTACTTTCGAAACACGCCCTAGGCGGCTTCTAGTTGTTCGCCTAGTCGTGCGCCTGGCCGTTCGCGTGGTCGTGCGGCCATGGGGGCGGGTGGTCGTCGCACGCTATCGTCAGCCGGATGCGACAGTACGACCCGGACCTGACCCCGCCCTGGAAGCGGCAGCGGCCCGCCCCGGAGGTCCCCGCCGAACCGGACCTCGTCGTGGAGGAGGTCACCACCGGATTCTGCGGTGCGGTGATCCGCTGTGAGAAGACCGCCCAGGGTCCCACGGTCACTCTGGAGGACCGCTTCGGCAAACATCGCGTCTTCCCCATGGAGCCGCGCGGTTTTCTTCTCGAGGGGCGTGTCGTCACCCTCGTACGCCCGCGCGCGGCGGCCCCCAGCGCGCCCCGGCGCACGGCCTCGGGGTCGATCGCCGTTCCGGGAGGAGCGCGGGCCAGGGTCGCCCGCGCGGGACGCATCTATGTCGAGGGGCGGCATGACGCGGAGCTGGTCGAGCGGGTCTGGGGCGACGATCTGCGCATCGAGGGCGTCGTCGTGGAGTACCTGGAGGGCGTCGACGACCTGCCCGCCATCGTCGACGGCTTCTCCCCCGGCCCGGACGCCCGGCTCGGCGTCCTCGTCGACCATCTGGTGGCGGGCTCCAAGGAATCCCGGATCGCCGCGCAGGTGACCGGCGAGCACGTGCTGGTCCTCGGCCACCCCTACATCGACATCTGGGAGGCCGTGAAGCCGTCCTCCGTCGGCATCCCGGCCTGGCCCGCGGTGCCGCACGGCCAGGACTGGAAGAAGGGTGTCTGCCGCGCCCTGGGCTGGCCGGAGAACACCGGAGCCGCCTGGCAGCGCATCCTGTCCTCGGTCCGCTCCTACAAGGACCTTCAGCCGGAGCTGCTGGGACGGGTGGAGGAACTGATCGATTTCGTGACGGCCCCGGAGGGCTGACGGTCCAGGAGTGCTGGCGGCCCCGGGAGGACTGACGGCTCCCGTCCCGGCTCGCCGGATCACGTCAGTCCGCCTCGATCGCGTCAGTCCACCAGATCCCGCACCACCGCGTCCGCCAGCAGCCGTCCCCGCAGGGTGAGCACGGCCCGCCCCCGCCCGTACGGCTCCGGCTCCAGCAGGCCGTCCTCCAGCGCGCGTGCCGCGGCCGCCGTCCCGGCCGGGCGCAGCAGGTCCAGTGGGCACCCCTCGGCCAGCCGCAGCTCCAGCAGGATCCGCTCCACCCGGCGCTCCTCGCCGGAGAGCAGCTCCCGGCCCGCGCCGGGCGACCTGCCCTCGCCCAGGGCCTGTGCGTACGCCCCGGGGTGCTTCACGTTCCACCACCGCACGCCGCCCACATGGCTGTGCGCACCGGGTCCGGCGCCCCACCAGTCGGCGCCGCGCCAGTACAGCTCGTTGTGCCGGCAGCGCGCGCCGGGCGAGGTCGCCCAGTTGGAGACCTCGTACCAGGTGAATCCGGCGGCCGACAGGGTCTCCTCGGCGATCAGATAGCGGTCCGCGTGCACATCGTCGTCGGTCATCGGGACCTCGCCGCGCCGGATCCGCCGCGCCAGCTGGGTGCCCTCCTCGACGATCAGCGCATACGCCGACACATGGTCCGGCCCGGCCCCGAGCGCGGCTTCCAGGGAGGCCCGCCAGTCCGCGTCGCTCTCTCCCGGTGTCCCGTAGATCAGGTCCAGGTTCACATGGTCGAATCCGGCCGCCCGCGCCTCGGTCACACACGCCTCCGGCCGCCCCGGGGTGTGCGTACGGTCCAGCACCTTCAGGACGTGCTGCCGGGCGCTCTGCATCCCGAAGGAGATCCGGTTGAACCCCGCCTCCCGCAGCTCCGCCAGATACTGCGGATCGACGGACTCCGGATTCGCCTCGGTCGTGATCTCGGCCTCTTCGGCCAGCCCGAACTCCTCCCGGATCGTCCCGAGCATCCGCCCGAGGTCCGCCGCGGCGAGCAGGGTCGGGGTCCCGCCGCCCACGAATACGGTCCGCACGGGCCGCGGGTCGTCCCCCAGCACCTTCCGCGCCAGCCGCACCTCCTCGGCGACCAGCTCGGCGTAGTTGTCCCGGGAGGCGAGCACGCCGCCGGAGCCGCGCAGCTCACTGGCGGTGTAGGTGTTGAAGTCGCAGTAGCCGCAGCGGGTGGCGCAGTACGGCACGTGCAGATAGAACCCCAGTGGCCGCCGCTCCGCCCCGGCCAACGCGGTCGCGGGCAGTGCGCCGTCCTCGGGCACGGGCTCACCATCAGGCAGTACGGAAGGCATGCCCCCATTGTCCGCCACGGCCCGCCGCGCGGGGCGCGCCCGTCCCGGCGCCACCGCTCCCGGCGCCACCGGTGACCGCGGGACCCGGCCCCCCGGGATCCCCGCCCTCGAGACCCAGCCCCCTTGGATCCCGCCCTCGGGATCCGGCTAGGGCTTCGGCTCGGCCGCCTTCAGGACCAGCATCGCCAGGTCGTCGTCCGGCGGCTCCGCGGCGAACTCGTCCACCGCCCGCCGCACCCGCTCCGCGACCTGCCGCGCGCTCATGCCCGCGCACAGCGCGAGCGCCGCCGCCAGGCCGTCCTCGTCGTCGAACTGCCGGTCACCGGATCGGTGCTCGGTGACCCCGTCCGTCACGCACAGCAGCGTTTCCCCGGGCGCCAGGTCGAACGATTCACTCGCGTACCCGACCTCGTCCACGACGCCCAGCAATATCTGCGGCTCCGCGACGGTCCGCACCTCGCCCCCGGGCCGCAGCACCAACGGCAGCGGATGTCCCGCGCTGGCCAGGGTGCAGCGCACCCCCTCGCCCTCGCCCAGCGGCTCCAGCTCCCCGTACAGCAGCGACAGGAACCGGGGGACCCCGCCGCCCGAGGGGAGCCCCGTGCCGATCAGGCCCCCGTCCACCAGCTCCACGACCCCGGAGGAGCCTTCCGCGGCCTCCACACCGGCCGCCACGGCCTCCGCGGCGCCCTCGACGGCCTGCTCCACCGCCTCCTCGCCCAGCAGCTGGTTGAGCCGGTCCAGGACCTCCCCCACGCCGTACCCCTCGCGGGCGAGCAGCCGCAGCCAGGGCCGGACGAGCCCGGTCACCACGGCCGCCTCCGGGCCGTTCCCGCAGACGTCGCCCAGGACGAAGCACCAGCGGCCGGCGCCGGCCTGGAAGACGTCGTAGAAGTCGCCGCCGGCCGAGATGTCGCCGGTCGGCTCGTACACGACCGCCGACTCGACCCCGGGGATGCGCGGGATGACGGAGGGCAGCAGCCCGCGCTGGAGCACCCGGCTGATCGTCGCCTGCCGGGTGTAGCGGCGGGCGGAGGCGAGGGCCAGGGCGACGCGGCGGGTGAAGTCCTCGATCAAACCGACCACTTCGGTCGGCATCCGCACCAGCCCGGCTCGCCCCAGCAGCAGCGTGCCGAGCGCGCGGCCGCCCGCGACCAGCCGGCAGGCGAGGGCCGCGCCGCCGGGCCCGTACGCGGCGGGGTCGGCCGGCCAGGGCCACTCCACGGCGCCGCCGCGGACGGCGGCGGGCACCTGGGGCGGCTCCTTCTCCAGCACCTGCCGCAGGCCCTCGATGCGCCCTTCGCTGGCGTGCCAGACCCGGGCGAGCCGCGGCGGGCCGCTCGCGGAGTCGAGCCAGATCGCGCACCAGTCGGCGAGCCGGGGCACCAGCAGCTGCCCGGCCAGCGAGGTCACCATGTCCTCGTCGAACTGTCCGGCCAGCAGATCGGACGCCTCGGCGAGGAAGGTGAGCGCACCGCGCTGGATCCACTCGGGGTCGCGGCGGACGGGGACGCGGCCCGGTGCGGGGGCGACGATCTCGACGGCGTCCTTACGGCCGTCATGAACGGCCCCCGCCCCGAATGCGCCCTCCGGCTCCCCCACGGTGGCGGGCGCCGCGTCCACGGCGGACGCCGCGTCGTGGAAGGCCGAGCCCATGGCGCTGGGCCCGGCGGCGGGCCCGGCCGTGGGCGCCACCGCCATCTGGAACCACACCGACTTGCTCGTCCGCCGGTACGTCGTCCCCCATGACTCGGCGATCTCGGCCACCAGCCGCAGTCCGTGGCCGCCGGCGTACTCCGGCCGCTCGTCCGGATCCGGTGGATCGCCGCGCAGCACCCGGGTGGGGTGGTGGTCGGTCACCTCCACCACGAGGGACGGCGGTTCGCCCTCGCGGTCCGACACATCCAGCGCACAGCTCACCTCGACGGCGGTGCCGGCGTGCACCACCGCGTTGGTGACCAGCTCGCTCACCAGCAGTACGGCCTCGTCCGCGACCCGGTCGGTGATCCGGTCGGCGGCCGGGACCTCGAGCGCGGCCCAGTCGGCGAGGGCAGCACGGACGAACCGGCGCGCGGCCGAGGCCGCGAGCGGAGTACCGGGCAGGCTGGCGCGTGCCGAGGCGCTGGTGCGGACGGGGCCGATGCCACCCCCCACCGGCAGAACCACCCCACCGCCCTCAACCGACCCACCAGACGTGGCAGAAGATGACGTCCCCACTGTGCGGCTCCTGAAGAAGCTCCGTCATAACGCCGTATCCGTAACCGTATCCGGCACGGACAGAGTGGCAGACCGACCGCCCTCATATGCACCGAGTTACGCAAGTGAACCGCGATAAGGGGAAAATTCATGTGTCCGGCAGGCCGGTCAACTGGAAATCCGGCGTCGGACCGTATCCTTGCCTGTTAAACCTCTTTCGTGCCCGCGTACATGTCCTCGATCAGAGCCTTGTACTCACGCTCGACCACCGGCCGCTTGAGCTTCAGGCTGGGGGTCAACTCGCCGTGCTCCACGTCCAGATCGCGCGGCAGCAGCCGGAACTTCTTGATCGTCTGCCAGCGCTGAAGCCCCTCGTTGAGCGTGCGCACATAGCCCTCGATCAGCTCCCGCACCTCGTCGGTGGCCACGACCTCCGCGTAGGACTTGCCCTCGAGCCCGTGGTCGCCCGCCCACTTCATGATCGTCGGCTCGTCGAGGGCGATCAGCGCGGTGCAGTAGTTGCGATCGGCGCCGTGCACCAGGATGTTGGAGACGAACGGGCACACCGCCTTGAACTGGCCCTCGACCTCCGCCGGGGCGACGTACTTGCCGCCCGAGGTCTTGATCAGGTCCTTCTTGCGGTCGGTGATCCGCAGATAGCCGTCAGGGGACAGCTCCCCGATGTCCCCGGTGTGGAACCAGCCGTCGGACTCCAGCACCTGCGCGGTCAGCTCCGGCAGCCCGTGGTAGCCCTGCATGATGCCGGGGCCGCGCAGCAGCACCTCGCCGTCCTCGGCGAACCGCACCTCCAGGCCCGGGAACGCCTTGCCGACCGTGCCGGTGCGGTAGTCCGCCGGGTTGAGGAAGCTGGCGGCGCTGGACTCGGTCAGGCCGTAGCCCTCCAGGATGTTGATGCCGGCGCCCGCGAAGAAGTAGCCGATGTCGGGCGTGAGCGCGGCGGAGCCGGACACCGCGGCCCGCAGCCGGCCGCCGAACGCCTCGCGCAGCTTGGCGTAGACGAGCTTGTCGGCCAGCGCGTGCTGGGTCTTGAGACCGAAGGGCACGGAGGCGGTGCCGGTACGGCGGAAGTTGTCCTGAGAGGTCCTGGCGTACTCCCGGGCGACCCCGGCCGCCCACTGGAAGATCTTGTACTTGGCCGCCCCGCCCTCGCGTGCCCGCTGGGCCACTCCGTTGTAGACCTTTTCGAAGATCCGCGGCACGGCACACATGTAGGTCGGCCGGACCACCGGCATATTCTCGATGATCTTGTCCACCCGGCCGTCCACCGCCGTGGCGTGGCCGACGTAGATCTGCCCCGCCGTCAGCACCTTGCCGAAGACATGCGCGAGCGGCAGCCACAGGTACTGCAGATCGTCGGGGTAGAGCAGCCCCTCCTGGGTGCCGATCACGATGGCCATGTACGACCAGGAGTCATGCGCCAGCCGTACGCCCTTGGGGCGCCCGGTGGTACCGGAGGTGTAGATGAGCGTCGCCAGCTGATCGCCGCGCAGGGCGTCCATCCGCCCCCGTACGGCGTCCGGATGGCGCTCCAGATGAGCCGTGCCCCGCTTCTCCAGTTCGGCGAGCGAGAGCACCCAGCCCTCCGGGTCGTCCGCGGCGGGGACCGCGTCCTCGGCCTCGATCACCACCACATGGGCGAGCTCGGGGAGCTCATCGCGCTGCGCCCGCACCTTGGCGAGCTGCGCCGCGTCCTCGGCGATCAGCACCCGGCTGCCGGAGTCGGAGAGGATGAAGGCGGTCTCGTCGGCGTTGGTGGTCGGGTAGACCGTGGTGGTCGCCGCGCCCGCGGCCAGCACGCCGAGGTCGGCCAGGATCCACTCGACACGGGTGGCGCAGGCCAGCGCCACCCGCTCCTCGGGGCGGATCCCCAGATCGATCAGCCCGGCGGCGATGGCGTACACCCGGTCCGCGCATTCCCGCCAGGTCAGCGACCGCCAGTCGTCGGGACCCTCGCCCGAGGCGGAGGGCACCGGGTAGCGGTACGCCTCCTGGTCCGGGGTCGCCTCGACGCGCTGGAGGAAGTGCGTCGCCAGGGACGGCGGCCGGTTCTCGAGCAAGATCTGTGTGTCGGTCACGGCATCCTCCGGGGCCCGCATCATTGCTTGGTGACTCGCGAGTAACCTTCAAGTGGTGATCAGAGTAGGGGCCGAATCCTTACCGCGTAAGGGGTCCGCGCCACGTTGTTCCCCTGAAGTGCCCAGTTGTTCCGCTGAGGTGCCCACGAGGCTCTGAGGTGTCCAGCCTGAGGTGCCCAAGAGCCCCTGATGAGGGCCCAAGAGGCTCCCCGGCACGCAGCGGGCCCGGCGCGTCCAGCACGCCGGGCCCGCTGACCGAAGTCTCCTCGGCTCGCTCTCGCTCGCTACTTCTTCGCCTTGGAGTCCTTGCCGTCGGAGTCGGAGGACAGCACCGCGATGAACGCCTCCTGGGGGACCTCCACGCTGCCGACCATCTTCATCCGCTTCTTGCCTTCCTTCTGCTTCTCCAGCAGCTTCCGCTTACGGGAGATGTCACCGCCGTAGCACTTGGCGAGGACGTCCTTACGGATGGCACGGACCGTCTCACGGGCGATGACCCGGGAGCCGATGGCCGCCTGGATGGGCACCTCGAAGTTCTGCCGCGGGATGAGCTCGCGCAGCTTGGCGACCAGCCGGACGCCGTACGCGTACGCCTTGTCCTTGTGGGTGATCGCCGAGAACGCGTCCACCTTGTCGCCGTGCAGCAGGATGTCAACCTTGACCAGGTCGGAGGTCTGCTCACCGGTGGGCTCGTAGTCGAGCGAGGCATAGCCGCGGGTCTTGGACTTCAGCTGGTCGAAGAAGTCGAAGACGACCTCGGCGAGCGGCAGGGTGTAGCGGATCTCGACCCGGTCCTCGGAGAGGTAGTCCATGCCGAGCATCACCCCGCGGCGGTTCTGGCACAGCTCCATGATCGCGCCGATGAACTCGCTCGGAGCGAGGATGGTGGCCCGGACGACCGGCTCGTGCACCGTGTCGATCTTGCCTACCGGGAACTCGCTGGGGTTGGTCACCGTGTGCTCGCTGCCGTCCTCCATCTCCACCCGGTAGACCACGTTGGGCGCGGTGGCGATCAGGTCGAGATTGAATTCGCGCTCCAGGCGCTCACGGATGACCTCCAGGTGCAGCAGCCCGAGGAAGCCGACGCGGAAACCGAAGCCGAGAGCGGCCGAGGTCTCCGGTTCGTAGACCAGCGCGGCATCGTTGAGCTGCAGCTTGTCCAGGGCCTCGCGCAGCTCGGGATAGTCCGAGCCGTCCAGCGGATACAGCCCCGAGAACACCATCGGCTTCGGGTCCTTGTAGCCGCCCAGCGGCTTCTGCGCACCGCCGGTGACCTGGGTGATCGTGTCGCCGACCTTGGACTGGCGGACATCCTTCACACCGGTGATCAGATAGCCCACCTCGCCCACGGACAGCCCGTCGGCGGGGGTCATCTCCGGGGAGTTGGTGCCGATCTCCAGCAGCTCATGGGCGGCGCCGGTGGACATCATCTTGATCCGCTCGCGCTTGCTGAGCGTGCCGTCGACGACCTTCACATAGGTCACGACGCCCCGGTAGGCGTCATAGACGGAGTCGAAGATCATCGCGCGGGCGGGGGCGTCCTCGACACCGACCGGAGCCGGCACCAGCTCCACGACCCGGTCCAGCAGCTCGGCCACGCCCTCGCCGGTCTTGGCGGAGACCTTCAGCACGTCGGAGGGGTCGCAGCCGATGAGATGGGCCAGCTCGGCGGCGTACTTCTCGGGCTGGGCGGCGGGCAGGTCGATCTTGTTGAGGACCGGGATGATCGTGAGGTCGTGCTCCATCGCCAGGTAGAGGTTGGCGAGGGTCTGTGCCTCGATGCCCTGGGCCGCGTCGACCAGCAGGATGCACCCCTCACAGGCGGCGAGGGAGCGCGAGACCTCGTAGGTGAAGTCCACGTGGCCGGGGGTGTCGATCATGTTGAGGATATGGGTGGCCGACTCGCCGCCCTCGTCCTTCGTCGGCGCCCAGGGCAGCCGGACCGCCTGGGACTTGATCGTGATGCCGCGCTCGCGCTCGATGTCCATGCGGTCGAGGTACTGCGCGCGCATCTGCCGCTGCTCGACCACACCGGTCAGCTGGAGCATACGGTCGGCGAGCGTCGACTTGCCGTGGTCGATGTGCGCGATGATGCAGAAGTTACGGATCAGAGCCGGGTCGGTACGGCTCGGCTCCGGCACATTGGTAGGGGTCGCGGGCACGCAGGGTCCTGTGTCTAGGCGGGACTCGGTGTTATCGGTATGGGTTGGTCCCGTCCATGGTCCCATGAATGGCGACCTCTTCCGGGTTTGGGACGCCATCGACCCTGCTGGTAACCTGGCCGACTGTGTCTCGTGCCGCCCTCGCGCGGACACGGAGACACACCGAAGCAAACGAAACCCGACGAACCTGCGAAGGCTTTTTACGTGGCGAACATCAAGTCCCAGATCAAGCGGAACAAGACGAACGAGAAGGCGCGCCAGCGCAACAAGGCGGTCAAGTCCGAGCTGAAGACCGCCATCCGCCGCACCCGCGAGGCCGTGGCCGCCGGTGAC is a window from the Streptomyces luomodiensis genome containing:
- a CDS encoding MBL fold metallo-hydrolase, producing METCWEEAGWERLAPDVARRRMPEWDETVGVVVGRTDILVVDTGATLRAGAELRTRITRLTGRRPTRIAFTHPHFDHVLGSAAFAGCEVYGATGVDELLCRERETLREDAIRHGVERGAATEAVDHLVGPHHLVSGELTLDLGDRPVLLANVGPGHTAHDLAVLVPGQPEVVFCGDLVEESGPPQAGPDAIPGHWPAALDRLLALGGEDALYVPGHGSVVDAAFVRTQRDELAARFGVSA
- a CDS encoding DUF3097 domain-containing protein — translated: MRQYDPDLTPPWKRQRPAPEVPAEPDLVVEEVTTGFCGAVIRCEKTAQGPTVTLEDRFGKHRVFPMEPRGFLLEGRVVTLVRPRAAAPSAPRRTASGSIAVPGGARARVARAGRIYVEGRHDAELVERVWGDDLRIEGVVVEYLEGVDDLPAIVDGFSPGPDARLGVLVDHLVAGSKESRIAAQVTGEHVLVLGHPYIDIWEAVKPSSVGIPAWPAVPHGQDWKKGVCRALGWPENTGAAWQRILSSVRSYKDLQPELLGRVEELIDFVTAPEG
- the hemW gene encoding radical SAM family heme chaperone HemW produces the protein MPSVLPDGEPVPEDGALPATALAGAERRPLGFYLHVPYCATRCGYCDFNTYTASELRGSGGVLASRDNYAELVAEEVRLARKVLGDDPRPVRTVFVGGGTPTLLAAADLGRMLGTIREEFGLAEEAEITTEANPESVDPQYLAELREAGFNRISFGMQSARQHVLKVLDRTHTPGRPEACVTEARAAGFDHVNLDLIYGTPGESDADWRASLEAALGAGPDHVSAYALIVEEGTQLARRIRRGEVPMTDDDVHADRYLIAEETLSAAGFTWYEVSNWATSPGARCRHNELYWRGADWWGAGPGAHSHVGGVRWWNVKHPGAYAQALGEGRSPGAGRELLSGEERRVERILLELRLAEGCPLDLLRPAGTAAAARALEDGLLEPEPYGRGRAVLTLRGRLLADAVVRDLVD
- a CDS encoding SpoIIE family protein phosphatase, yielding MPVGGGIGPVRTSASARASLPGTPLAASAARRFVRAALADWAALEVPAADRITDRVADEAVLLVSELVTNAVVHAGTAVEVSCALDVSDREGEPPSLVVEVTDHHPTRVLRGDPPDPDERPEYAGGHGLRLVAEIAESWGTTYRRTSKSVWFQMAVAPTAGPAAGPSAMGSAFHDAASAVDAAPATVGEPEGAFGAGAVHDGRKDAVEIVAPAPGRVPVRRDPEWIQRGALTFLAEASDLLAGQFDEDMVTSLAGQLLVPRLADWCAIWLDSASGPPRLARVWHASEGRIEGLRQVLEKEPPQVPAAVRGGAVEWPWPADPAAYGPGGAALACRLVAGGRALGTLLLGRAGLVRMPTEVVGLIEDFTRRVALALASARRYTRQATISRVLQRGLLPSVIPRIPGVESAVVYEPTGDISAGGDFYDVFQAGAGRWCFVLGDVCGNGPEAAVVTGLVRPWLRLLAREGYGVGEVLDRLNQLLGEEAVEQAVEGAAEAVAAGVEAAEGSSGVVELVDGGLIGTGLPSGGGVPRFLSLLYGELEPLGEGEGVRCTLASAGHPLPLVLRPGGEVRTVAEPQILLGVVDEVGYASESFDLAPGETLLCVTDGVTEHRSGDRQFDDEDGLAAALALCAGMSARQVAERVRRAVDEFAAEPPDDDLAMLVLKAAEPKP
- a CDS encoding AMP-dependent synthetase/ligase, with translation MTDTQILLENRPPSLATHFLQRVEATPDQEAYRYPVPSASGEGPDDWRSLTWRECADRVYAIAAGLIDLGIRPEERVALACATRVEWILADLGVLAAGAATTTVYPTTNADETAFILSDSGSRVLIAEDAAQLAKVRAQRDELPELAHVVVIEAEDAVPAADDPEGWVLSLAELEKRGTAHLERHPDAVRGRMDALRGDQLATLIYTSGTTGRPKGVRLAHDSWSYMAIVIGTQEGLLYPDDLQYLWLPLAHVFGKVLTAGQIYVGHATAVDGRVDKIIENMPVVRPTYMCAVPRIFEKVYNGVAQRAREGGAAKYKIFQWAAGVAREYARTSQDNFRRTGTASVPFGLKTQHALADKLVYAKLREAFGGRLRAAVSGSAALTPDIGYFFAGAGINILEGYGLTESSAASFLNPADYRTGTVGKAFPGLEVRFAEDGEVLLRGPGIMQGYHGLPELTAQVLESDGWFHTGDIGELSPDGYLRITDRKKDLIKTSGGKYVAPAEVEGQFKAVCPFVSNILVHGADRNYCTALIALDEPTIMKWAGDHGLEGKSYAEVVATDEVRELIEGYVRTLNEGLQRWQTIKKFRLLPRDLDVEHGELTPSLKLKRPVVEREYKALIEDMYAGTKEV
- the lepA gene encoding translation elongation factor 4, yielding MPATPTNVPEPSRTDPALIRNFCIIAHIDHGKSTLADRMLQLTGVVEQRQMRAQYLDRMDIERERGITIKSQAVRLPWAPTKDEGGESATHILNMIDTPGHVDFTYEVSRSLAACEGCILLVDAAQGIEAQTLANLYLAMEHDLTIIPVLNKIDLPAAQPEKYAAELAHLIGCDPSDVLKVSAKTGEGVAELLDRVVELVPAPVGVEDAPARAMIFDSVYDAYRGVVTYVKVVDGTLSKRERIKMMSTGAAHELLEIGTNSPEMTPADGLSVGEVGYLITGVKDVRQSKVGDTITQVTGGAQKPLGGYKDPKPMVFSGLYPLDGSDYPELREALDKLQLNDAALVYEPETSAALGFGFRVGFLGLLHLEVIRERLEREFNLDLIATAPNVVYRVEMEDGSEHTVTNPSEFPVGKIDTVHEPVVRATILAPSEFIGAIMELCQNRRGVMLGMDYLSEDRVEIRYTLPLAEVVFDFFDQLKSKTRGYASLDYEPTGEQTSDLVKVDILLHGDKVDAFSAITHKDKAYAYGVRLVAKLRELIPRQNFEVPIQAAIGSRVIARETVRAIRKDVLAKCYGGDISRKRKLLEKQKEGKKRMKMVGSVEVPQEAFIAVLSSDSDGKDSKAKK